The Eikenella corrodens genome segment TCCAAACAAACAGCGCCAAACCCAACGGCGCCACTGTTTTACGCGATTGCTCATTGTGAATAATACCCTTGCACAAATTATCGATAAACTCGAACAAGATTTCTATAGCAGCTTGAAAACGCCCCGGCACCCCTGGCGTCGCCTTGCGAGCGGCATACCACATTGCCAGCGACCCGAGAACCGCCAAAAAAGCCGCAATAAAAAGGGAATCCAAGTTTATAAACGAGAAGTCGGCAATATTTTGCAGACCCTGTCCTTTGCTTACATCCGACAAACTGGTCAAGCTTTGCAAATGGTGCTTGATGTAGTCGGCTGCACTCATGCTTTCACCGGCCATACTTCTTAACCTTCAAAAATATCAGTAACACCGCATGACTCACCGCACCCAGCCCGACAATAAACGGAACGAACACGATGTGTTGGCGATAAAAAACGAACACCAGCGCCATTAACACGAGCGCCAGTACTATTTTTAAACTTTCTCCCAGCCAGAATGCGCTGCCACTCCATTTCGGAAACTTCAGGAAAAACCTTAAAACTAGTACCGCTAAGATGGTGGGTACGGTATAACACAAACAACCCAGCGCTGCCGACTTAGCTGCAACCGT includes the following:
- a CDS encoding ATP synthase subunit I, which codes for MAATIYLQLVITAILVAVFWVFSGTVAAKSAALGCLCYTVPTILAVLVLRFFLKFPKWSGSAFWLGESLKIVLALVLMALVFVFYRQHIVFVPFIVGLGAVSHAVLLIFLKVKKYGR